From the genome of Rattus rattus isolate New Zealand chromosome 6, Rrattus_CSIRO_v1, whole genome shotgun sequence:
agaagaagaagctcaATGTGTGCCCATTTAAGCAGACTTCTGAGATACAATGTGGAATGGAGAGCGCAAAGAACTGAGCAACACACATATTGCACAACCATTTGCatagaaaaacacagacacagcatAGTTAACACCACATTTGGTTAGGAGTGTAGAGTTACTGGTTTGTAAGTCAATGGACTGGTTCTTTGGGCAGGCATTagtacagaataaaatatttctagagacacaaacataaaacTGACAAACAGTGCCCTCAAAGAGGATAAGGAGAAGGGAGACTTTTCCATATATATTCATCAATAGTTTGATTTCTTAACCTTTCTAAGTATTACATATGAAACATGTTTAAATTTAATATGTAGAACCAGTTTCTCCAAGCCTAAGGTTCACAAGCCTATGTTCACTTAGCTACATATACCCTAGTCAGCAGAGCAACTGCTTTTACTCTCAGGGAAGAGTGCGATCTCTATCAGAAATCCAGCTGTAAAGTGATCTCTGAAATTTACAAATTGATGTCTTTTAGCGAAAGATCTTTCTCCCTGCAATGCTGAAGAGAAAGATCTACAGAAGGGCTACAAAAGAGCATGAGAGGCTACAGGATATAGAGAGGCCCTATGAAGGCAAGAGCAATAAGCTGGCATGGACTTCCAAGAGCTTTGGTTCTGTCTTACAAACACCAGGTctaatcatattttctttccaaaattaCCTTTCAGAGCATGTATGTAACTATTagagcaaattatttttaaaaacaatatttagagcAATTAAtactaagattttcttttaaaaattggaattTGGATATAAAATAAGTGAGGTTTTTGAGTCTGTTTTTTCCTGAATGTAAGACCATGTTTATTCAGTACAGAAGTGGCTTTGTAGCACGTGCCTGAGGGAAGTAAAATGGTTCCCAAAGACAGTTAGGAAAAGGTGGATTggtctcttgtttgtttgtttgtttgtttgtttgtttaggaatAACTAGCAAGGGAAGCTGCAGAGAGGAGAAAATTaaaggcagaaaaaggaaaacattattaAGAAATGAAACAGCACAGCATTAAGAATTTCCCAGTAATCTTCACAAAACTAAAGACAAAGTTCCCAAATGTGTCAAGAGACAAATAATCTCCATACAGTGAAGAGTGATCAGGATTCCTTGCACCAGCCACCGCATTCACAGCCACCAGTTCTCTGGGGTTCTCATACTGAGTGCTACTCTGTCTCAAGGACACTTGCTTCCCACCCATGTTCATCGCAATGCAGCAGTGACACAACTTCTTTTACCTCCCCAGTAGCCAGACAAGATGAGATGATCCAGTTGATCAAGACTGTTCTCTAAAGAATTAATAAGTACCAAGAGGATAGCAGACATGAAGGGGACAGGCATATTGTACTTTGCACCTCAGATCAATACTGGTTCAGGATTCAGAATGTCCATTTTCATAATATCCCAAGATAAGAAAGAACGCTCAGAatccctgtattttcttctcctctttcccaaGGAGGAACCACATAGTATGACCCCATGTCAGCCTACAAAGACATTTCCATGTAGATGAGATCACTTCCAAGGGAAGTTACCCTCACCTAAGTCTCTTCAAAGGGTACAGATAAAGAGACCAAACCTTCTAGGTCACCCAGAATCCCCTGGCCAACAGGAGTAGCTGCCTGAAGGTGCCTCGGAACTTGAGATTATTAGTGATGAGGATAAATGGATGTACGGACATGCACAAGTAAAGTATAATTTGCCAGGGCCAATACCACACATTATCTGAGGAGATGACGACTGTAGCGTCAATGACCATGGACACAAAGGACAGCGCGTAAAGAACCAGAAATGAGATGAGTGACTTCAGGGCTCTGCTGTGAGCCTGGGTGTTGGGGTCTTGCAAGCCGTGAGCATTGTGCTGCATTCTTTGTGAATGCCTTCTGAGAGAATTGATCAACAGCAAAATTGAGACTagaaaaagagagcaaggaaTTGACGTAGTGACAAGTTTCAGAGGCATGAAATAGTCTATTTCCAGCCTTCTGTTCCACTCCTTAAAGGTTGTGTTCCCAGAAAACTTTCTCCTTAAGAATGCCTGATACACAGTGTGGTTTCCCCAAAAGAACATCAGAGTTACGATGAAGGACACCAAGATAGAGCCCAGTAGGAGCCAAGGCACCAATGCTGGGAATCTCCACTTCAACCACAGGAAGGCAGGATGGGAGAAGTTAGCAATCTTGAGACAGAACAGGACGCTGAGCCAGGTGCCAAACCAGAAAGTGGCTGAGTTCAAGAAGTCCATGTGAAGACTAATGAGCTGACGGGCAAGGCTCCTGGAGTACTCAACAAGGTGGAGGGAATAGTAGAAACTGTTCACCAGCCCAACACACTGCTGGCAGAATCGGGAGGTGCCCAAACTGAGGAGGATCATGTCTGAGGGGAGCAGCCTACCGCGCCGTAGCCATTCCCTGCTCAGCATCAGCACAATGAAGCCGTTTGCCAGGATTCCCAGGAAACAGAGCAGAACAAAGATCGACATGAAGAAAACTGATAGTGTTGATAGCATTTCAGCCCCTCCTCCTGTCACCACTGGTTGCCTTGGTTCCTGGCCTCCTCCCAGCCCCTACCCACAGTCCCTCACACTCCCTTCTGGAGATGTGAGGTAAATGGTTGCTTTCTGCATGTGAGCCACAACTTTCAATGCGAATGATGCTCAGACAGTAGATAAACGGTGTGCTTTTGGCTCAGATATGATGCAAATATTTCCTGGGCTCGGGTACCATGGGGCGCCAGCTGCTCATGATTTGCCTTCTCTGATTttgcctacatgctgccatgcttgcAATAGCATCACTGGGgaaagttttttcttcttttttttttcacccctttcttttctcagagctggggacggaacccagggccttgcgcttgctaggctagtgctctaccactgagctaaatccccaaccccaagttttttCTTCTTGGTAATTGAGTTCAATCATTTTTATCCCATCACTGAACTACATGACCACTTGTCTCTTTCTATTACAAGTAGGCAGGTAAGTAGGTAggaacatatgtacatacataaatgcatagatATATCTAGGAGATACCTAGGGAAAATCATGACACTAAAGAAGTCTATCTTAGCTGAGTTTCCCTGCCATACATCTACCCCCGCTCATGAATAGCCACTCTTTCTAAGTTAATACCTAGGTCTACTTTTCTACACAAATCTTTACTTAAATCCCCTGTGGTTTGTATGGAATAAGTAATTTATAACCATCTAAATTGTTCTTTGTCCAGTGAAAGAACAGATTTCCTCATGGCTCTAGGACTAAGTGCCTAGGTTTCCTATGGGATGTTTGTTGGAATACATTTAGGCACCAGAGGCTGACCTCAATGTTTTCCATGTAGCCATATTTAAATATGGCCACTAACTTACTTCATTAGACCAGCAGAGGGAGGTATGAGCAAGACAGAAACAACACAGTCTAGACATGTTAACCTGTCCTTCTTTGCCTGTGCTATTGACTAGAAACACACAGCATGCTTACAGGATACGCAATATGTTGGACTCCTTTGACTAGATCAAGTCACAGCTCTTATTAACCTGGAAAGTGAGGAATCACAAAGTCCCTCACAAAGGTCTGGGTTGGTATTCATG
Proteins encoded in this window:
- the LOC116902985 gene encoding taste receptor type 2 member 41 gives rise to the protein MLSTLSVFFMSIFVLLCFLGILANGFIVLMLSREWLRRGRLLPSDMILLSLGTSRFCQQCVGLVNSFYYSLHLVEYSRSLARQLISLHMDFLNSATFWFGTWLSVLFCLKIANFSHPAFLWLKWRFPALVPWLLLGSILVSFIVTLMFFWGNHTVYQAFLRRKFSGNTTFKEWNRRLEIDYFMPLKLVTTSIPCSLFLVSILLLINSLRRHSQRMQHNAHGLQDPNTQAHSRALKSLISFLVLYALSFVSMVIDATVVISSDNVWYWPWQIILYLCMSVHPFILITNNLKFRGTFRQLLLLARGFWVT